From Pan troglodytes isolate AG18354 chromosome 9, NHGRI_mPanTro3-v2.0_pri, whole genome shotgun sequence, the proteins below share one genomic window:
- the RHOG gene encoding rho-related GTP-binding protein RhoG — protein MQSIKCVVVGDGAVGKTCLLICYTTNAFPKEYIPTVFDNYSAQSAVDGRTVNLNLWDTAGQEEYDRLRTLSYPQTNVFVICFSIASPPSYENVRHKWHPEVCHHCPDVPILLVGTKKDLRAQPDTLRRLKEQGQAPITPQQGQALAKQIHAVRYLECSALQQDGVKEVFAEAVRAVLNPTPIKRGRSCILL, from the coding sequence ATGCAGAGCATCAAGTGCGTGGTGGTGGGTGATGGGGCCGTGGGCAAGACGTGCCTGCTCATCTGCTACACAACTAACGCTTTCCCCAAAGAGTACATCCCCACCGTGTTCGACAATTACAGCGCGCAGAGCGCAGTTGACGGGCGCACAGTGAACCTGAACCTGTGGGACACTGCGGGCCAGGAGGAGTATGACCGCCTCCGTACACTCTCCTACCCTCAGACCAACGTTTTCGTCATCTGTTTCTCCATTGCCAGTCCGCCGTCCTATGAGAACGTGCGGCACAAGTGGCATCCAGAGGTGTGCCACCACTGCCCTGATGTGCCCATCCTGCTGGTGGGCACCAAGAAGGACCTGAGAGCCCAGCCTGACACCCTACGGCGCCTCAAGGAGCAGGGCCAGGCGCCCATCACACCGCAGCAGGGCCAGGCACTGGCCAAGCAGATCCATGCTGTGCGCTACCTCGAATGCTCAGCCCTGCAACAGGATGGTGTCAAGGAAGTGTTCGCCGAGGCTGTCCGGGCTGTGCTCAACCCCACGCCGATCAAGCGTGGGCGGTCCTGCATCCTCTTGTGA
- the PGAP2 gene encoding post-GPI attachment to proteins factor 2 isoform X17 translates to MVEMHKNMVISLDYPRQVPVCGGDGEGATMLLHKSQDSWGMRIQHFGPRTWKERSFGRGAQLPALGELSHRRGGAPALRVAFLHRPALGASLLGGLRLLEPLPQLHLPVFLLSPALPPQLRPQCRGEPRVASAHLCLLLRGLHRPRKCFHCVHCLIPRAHAPHLHSLAVDQEAHRSQVLQLETAALHHQLHLLLLGAGCLLSAQHVL, encoded by the exons ATGGTGGAGATGCACAAGAACATGGTCATTTCCTTAGACTACCCCAG GCAGGTTCCAGTCTGCGGGGGAGATGGAGAAGGTGCCACCATGCTGCTGCACAAATCCCAGGATAGCTGGGGAATGagaatccagcactttgggcctAGGACGTGGAAGGAGAGGTCTTTTGGGAGAG GTGCCCAATTACCTGCCCTCGGTGAGCTCAGCCATCGGCGGGGAGGTGCCCCAGCGCTACGTGTGGCGTTTCTGCATCGGCCTGCACTCGGCGCCTCGCTTCTTGGTGGCCTTCGCCTACTGGAACCACTACCTCAGCTGCACCTCCCCGTGTTCCTGCTATCGCCCGCTCTGCCGCCTCAACTTCGGCCTCAATGTCGTGGAGAACCTCGCGTTGCTAGTGCTCACTTATGTCTCCTCCTCCGAGGACTTCA CCGTCCACGAAAATGCTTTCATTGTGTTCATTGCCTCATCCCTCGGGCACATGCTCCTCACCTGCATTCTCTGGCGGTTGACCAAGAAGCACACA GATCGCAAGTCCTACAGCTGGAAACAGCGGCTCTTCATCATCAACTTCATCTCCTTCTTCTCGGCGCTGGCTGTCTACTTTCGGCACAACATGTATTGTGA
- the PGAP2 gene encoding post-GPI attachment to proteins factor 2 isoform X16 — protein sequence MVEMHKNMVISLDYPRQVPVCGGDGEGATMLLHKSQDSWGMRIQHFGPRTWKERSFGRGAQLPALGELSHRRGGAPALRVAFLHRPALGASLLGGLRLLEPLPQLHLPVFLLSPALPPQLRPQCRGEPRVASAHLCLLLRGLHRPRKCFHCVHCLIPRAHAPHLHSLAVDQEAHSKSGGSQVLQLETAALHHQLHLLLLGAGCLLSAQHVL from the exons ATGGTGGAGATGCACAAGAACATGGTCATTTCCTTAGACTACCCCAG GCAGGTTCCAGTCTGCGGGGGAGATGGAGAAGGTGCCACCATGCTGCTGCACAAATCCCAGGATAGCTGGGGAATGagaatccagcactttgggcctAGGACGTGGAAGGAGAGGTCTTTTGGGAGAG GTGCCCAATTACCTGCCCTCGGTGAGCTCAGCCATCGGCGGGGAGGTGCCCCAGCGCTACGTGTGGCGTTTCTGCATCGGCCTGCACTCGGCGCCTCGCTTCTTGGTGGCCTTCGCCTACTGGAACCACTACCTCAGCTGCACCTCCCCGTGTTCCTGCTATCGCCCGCTCTGCCGCCTCAACTTCGGCCTCAATGTCGTGGAGAACCTCGCGTTGCTAGTGCTCACTTATGTCTCCTCCTCCGAGGACTTCA CCGTCCACGAAAATGCTTTCATTGTGTTCATTGCCTCATCCCTCGGGCACATGCTCCTCACCTGCATTCTCTGGCGGTTGACCAAGAAGCACACAGTAAGTCAGGAG GATCGCAAGTCCTACAGCTGGAAACAGCGGCTCTTCATCATCAACTTCATCTCCTTCTTCTCGGCGCTGGCTGTCTACTTTCGGCACAACATGTATTGTGA